A single region of the Shumkonia mesophila genome encodes:
- a CDS encoding tyrosine-type recombinase/integrase, with amino-acid sequence MPTAKITKRSVDSLQPCPGRDAYLWDTAIPGFGLKVTPKGARSYLFQYRDPVRRNGRGAHVTRRVTIGRHGHPWTPETARKEVDGLYKRVQRGESPAQSRTDRRNAQSTADALQIYLDEHADQRRKKTTAGEYRRLAERHIIPELGGIALSAVSRADVARLHHKMRATPYQANRVAAVLGSFFTWAARNGLFSGENPARLIERNGERGRERFLSPVELAAVGGVFAHAEAAQPAAVNALRLIAVTGMRKNEALKLRWSDIDRPGGVIRLSDSKTGPKTIPLSAPALEVLQRMEAHRREKNPYVFPGWRVGRAATQAKKGGEASHLVGIQKVWERLRALATVALWRKNPTIGALVDELAAALDREPTPAEVRARAAERGVELPAGIDDVRIHDFRHSFASIGASRGDSLIILGSILGHASASTTERYAHLYDDPRKAAAASIAEQVAAGLKGSSGEVVSMRRRG; translated from the coding sequence ATGCCGACAGCCAAGATCACCAAGCGAAGCGTCGACTCATTGCAGCCGTGCCCGGGCAGGGATGCGTACCTGTGGGATACTGCCATTCCGGGCTTCGGGCTGAAGGTCACGCCGAAGGGCGCGCGATCGTACCTTTTCCAGTACCGGGATCCTGTGCGCCGGAACGGGCGAGGCGCCCACGTCACGCGCCGCGTGACCATCGGGCGGCACGGACACCCTTGGACGCCGGAGACGGCCCGGAAGGAGGTGGACGGGCTCTACAAGCGGGTGCAGAGGGGCGAAAGCCCGGCTCAGTCCAGGACCGACCGCCGCAACGCCCAAAGCACGGCTGACGCCCTGCAAATCTACCTCGATGAGCATGCGGACCAGCGGAGGAAGAAGACGACAGCGGGCGAATACCGGCGCCTCGCAGAACGGCACATCATCCCGGAACTCGGTGGCATCGCCCTGTCGGCCGTTTCCCGCGCCGACGTCGCCCGCTTGCACCACAAGATGCGCGCCACGCCCTACCAGGCGAACCGGGTGGCCGCGGTGCTCGGTTCGTTTTTCACATGGGCCGCCCGCAACGGGCTGTTTTCCGGCGAGAACCCGGCCCGGCTCATCGAGAGGAACGGAGAGCGGGGCAGGGAGCGGTTTCTTAGCCCGGTGGAACTGGCGGCCGTGGGGGGCGTCTTCGCGCATGCCGAGGCCGCGCAGCCGGCCGCCGTGAATGCCTTGCGCCTGATCGCCGTCACCGGCATGCGAAAGAACGAAGCCCTCAAGCTTCGGTGGTCGGATATCGACCGGCCCGGCGGCGTGATCCGGTTGTCCGATTCCAAGACCGGCCCGAAGACCATTCCGCTTTCGGCGCCGGCGCTCGAGGTGCTGCAGAGGATGGAAGCCCACCGCCGCGAAAAGAACCCGTACGTGTTCCCCGGATGGCGGGTCGGGCGTGCCGCGACTCAGGCCAAGAAGGGAGGCGAGGCGAGCCACTTGGTCGGAATTCAGAAAGTGTGGGAGCGGCTTCGGGCGCTGGCCACGGTCGCCCTTTGGCGGAAGAACCCGACCATTGGGGCGCTGGTGGATGAACTGGCGGCGGCTCTCGATCGGGAGCCCACCCCCGCTGAAGTTCGGGCCCGGGCGGCGGAACGAGGCGTCGAATTGCCGGCCGGTATCGACGACGTGCGCATCCACGACTTCCGGCACAGCTTCGCGAGCATCGGCGCGTCGCGGGGCGACAGCCTGATCATTCTCGGCAGCATCCTCGGGCACGCCAGCGCCAGCACCACGGAACGTTATGCGCACCTGTACGACGATCCACGGAAGGCGGCAGCCGCGAGCATCGCCGAACAGGTTGCCGCCGGCCTCAAAGGCAGCAGCGGCGAAGTGGTCAGCATGCGGCGTAGAGGATAG
- the rplK gene encoding 50S ribosomal protein L11 — MAKKIQGYIRLQVPAGQANPSPPIGPALGQAGLNIMEFCKTFNAQTSKLEPGMPIPVVITAYRDRTFSFVTKTPPVGFFLKKAAGITKGTATAGKDTVASVTMAQVREIAEKKLPDLNTKDIEAASQMIIGSARSMGIEVVEE, encoded by the coding sequence ATGGCAAAGAAGATTCAAGGGTACATCAGGCTGCAGGTGCCTGCGGGGCAGGCCAATCCGTCGCCGCCGATCGGGCCGGCGCTGGGTCAGGCCGGCCTCAACATCATGGAGTTCTGCAAGACGTTCAATGCCCAGACCTCGAAGCTGGAACCGGGCATGCCGATCCCCGTGGTGATCACGGCCTATCGCGACCGTACCTTCTCGTTCGTCACCAAGACCCCTCCCGTCGGCTTCTTTCTCAAGAAGGCGGCCGGCATCACCAAGGGAACGGCGACAGCGGGCAAGGACACGGTGGCTTCCGTCACCATGGCGCAGGTTCGCGAGATCGCCGAAAAGAAGTTGCCGGATCTGAACACCAAGGACATCGAGGCGGCCTCCCAGATGATCATTGGTTCGGCGCGTTCCATGGGCATTGAAGTGGTGGAGGAATAG
- the rplL gene encoding 50S ribosomal protein L7/L12: MANLQQIVEDLSALTIMEAAELSKMLEEKWGVSAAAPVAVAAAAPGAAAVVEEKDEFTVVLTAFGDQKINVIKEVRAITGLGLKEAKDLVEGAPKPVKEGVKKDEAAEIKKKLEAAGATVELK, from the coding sequence ATGGCGAACCTGCAACAAATCGTCGAGGATCTGTCGGCCCTCACCATCATGGAGGCCGCCGAGCTCAGCAAGATGCTCGAGGAGAAATGGGGCGTTTCCGCCGCCGCTCCGGTCGCGGTCGCGGCCGCGGCTCCCGGCGCCGCCGCTGTGGTCGAGGAGAAGGACGAGTTCACCGTCGTTCTCACCGCCTTCGGCGACCAGAAGATCAACGTCATCAAGGAAGTCCGGGCCATCACCGGCCTCGGGCTGAAGGAAGCCAAGGATCTCGTCGAAGGCGCGCCCAAGCCGGTCAAGGAAGGCGTGAAGAAGGACGAGGCCGCTGAGATCAAGAAGAAGCTGGAAGCCGCCGGCGCGACGGTGGAACTGAAGTAA
- the tuf gene encoding elongation factor Tu, whose protein sequence is MGKQKFERTKPHCNVGTIGHVDHGKTTLTAAITKVLAEQGFAEFTPFDQIDKAPEEKARGITIATAHVEYQTSKRHYAHVDCPGHADYIKNMITGAAQMDGAVLVVSAADGAMPQTREHILLARQVGVPALVVYMNKVDQVDDPELLELVEMELRELLSSYEFPGDDIPIVKGSALAALEGRDEEIGKKSILALMDAIDSYIPQPDRPKDQPFLMPIEDVFSISGRGTVVTGRVERGVVKVGEEVELVGIRATQKTVCTGVEMFRKLLDQGEAGDNIGILLRGTKRDDVERGQVVAKPGSITPHTKFKAEAYILTKEEGGRHTPFFANYRPQFYFRTTDVTGTVVLPEGTEMVMPGDNITMEIDLIAPIAMEEGLRFAIREGGRTVGAGVVASIIE, encoded by the coding sequence ATGGGCAAGCAGAAGTTTGAGCGGACGAAGCCGCACTGCAATGTTGGGACGATTGGCCACGTTGACCACGGCAAGACGACGTTGACGGCGGCGATTACGAAGGTTCTGGCCGAGCAGGGGTTTGCGGAATTCACGCCGTTTGACCAGATTGACAAGGCGCCGGAAGAGAAGGCGCGCGGGATCACGATTGCGACGGCGCACGTTGAGTATCAGACGTCGAAGCGTCATTACGCGCACGTCGACTGCCCTGGCCATGCGGACTACATCAAGAACATGATCACGGGCGCGGCGCAGATGGACGGTGCGGTGCTGGTGGTCTCGGCGGCGGACGGGGCGATGCCGCAGACGCGCGAGCACATCCTTCTGGCCCGCCAGGTGGGCGTTCCGGCGCTGGTCGTTTACATGAACAAGGTTGACCAGGTCGACGACCCGGAGTTGCTGGAGCTTGTTGAGATGGAGCTTCGGGAGCTTCTGTCGAGCTACGAGTTCCCGGGCGACGACATCCCGATCGTGAAGGGTTCGGCGCTGGCGGCTCTGGAGGGGCGTGACGAGGAGATCGGCAAGAAGTCGATCCTGGCGTTGATGGATGCGATCGACAGCTACATTCCGCAGCCGGACCGTCCGAAGGACCAGCCGTTCCTGATGCCGATCGAGGACGTGTTCTCGATTTCGGGGCGTGGGACGGTGGTGACGGGCCGCGTTGAGCGCGGGGTTGTGAAGGTTGGCGAGGAAGTTGAGCTGGTTGGCATCCGGGCGACGCAGAAGACGGTGTGCACGGGCGTCGAGATGTTCCGCAAGCTTCTGGACCAGGGCGAGGCGGGGGACAACATCGGGATCCTGCTGCGCGGCACGAAGCGCGACGACGTTGAGCGCGGTCAGGTTGTTGCGAAGCCGGGTTCGATCACGCCGCACACGAAGTTCAAGGCGGAGGCGTACATCCTGACGAAGGAAGAGGGTGGTCGCCACACGCCGTTTTTTGCGAACTACCGCCCGCAGTTTTACTTCCGGACGACGGACGTGACGGGGACGGTTGTTCTGCCGGAAGGCACCGAGATGGTGATGCCGGGCGACAACATCACGATGGAGATCGACCTGATTGCGCCGATCGCCATGGAGGAAGGCCTTCGGTTCGCCATCCGCGAGGGTGGCCGCACCGTCGGCGCCGGCGTCGTCGCATCGATCATCGAGTAG
- the rlmB gene encoding 23S rRNA (guanosine(2251)-2'-O)-methyltransferase RlmB, translating to MSKRKSPPHGSRHPRRQPGRESAPAGDSPRSAAGAEAAWLFGLHAVGAALANPARRCHRLLATRQGEEGLGDVPAGHRLKIQIVDRGEIDRLLPAGAVHQGVALLADPPPEPAIEDILAGAGERATLVVLDQATDPRNIGAVLRAAAAFDAIAVVMPVRHAPATTGVLAKAASGALETVPLVRIANLARALERIKEAGFWCVGLDGDGTSALAEADLSGRLALVLGAEGAGLRRLTREHCDLVVRIPISERIESLNLATAAAIALYEVARRTP from the coding sequence ATGAGCAAGCGCAAGTCACCCCCCCACGGATCGCGACACCCTCGCCGGCAGCCCGGCCGGGAGAGCGCGCCAGCCGGGGATTCGCCGCGGTCCGCCGCCGGCGCCGAGGCCGCTTGGCTGTTCGGCCTTCACGCCGTCGGCGCCGCGCTGGCCAACCCGGCCCGGCGATGCCACCGCCTGCTCGCCACCCGGCAGGGAGAGGAAGGCCTGGGCGACGTTCCTGCCGGGCACCGGCTCAAGATCCAGATCGTCGACCGGGGGGAAATCGACCGCCTGTTGCCGGCCGGCGCCGTGCACCAGGGGGTGGCCCTGCTGGCCGACCCGCCGCCCGAACCCGCCATCGAGGACATCCTGGCCGGGGCCGGCGAGCGCGCCACCCTGGTCGTCCTCGACCAGGCGACGGACCCGCGCAACATCGGCGCCGTGCTTCGGGCCGCCGCCGCCTTCGATGCCATCGCGGTGGTCATGCCCGTGCGTCATGCCCCGGCCACCACCGGCGTGCTGGCCAAGGCGGCGTCCGGCGCGCTGGAAACCGTGCCGCTGGTCCGCATCGCCAATCTGGCGCGCGCGCTCGAGCGCATCAAGGAAGCCGGCTTCTGGTGCGTCGGCCTGGATGGCGACGGCACCTCGGCGCTGGCCGAGGCCGACCTGTCGGGGCGCCTTGCCCTGGTGCTGGGGGCCGAGGGCGCGGGCTTGCGGCGGCTGACCCGCGAACACTGCGACCTGGTGGTGCGCATCCCGATCAGCGAGAGGATCGAAAGCCTCAATCTGGCGACGGCGGCAGCCATCGCCCTTTACGAGGTGGCCCGCCGGACGCCGTGA
- the rplJ gene encoding 50S ribosomal protein L10 — protein sequence MDRSQKEALVASMHQTFEETEAMVVTHYSGMTVAEITKLREQMRVAGASFKITKNRLTRLALAGTKYEGLSDLFTGPTAIAFSADPVAAAKVTSNFAKDNEKLIILGGAIGKAMFDAAGVKALANLPSLDESRARIIGLLTAPAARIASLLQAPGSQIARVLGAYAQKGEAA from the coding sequence GTGGACCGATCGCAAAAAGAAGCTCTGGTCGCTTCGATGCATCAGACGTTCGAGGAGACGGAGGCCATGGTCGTTACCCATTACTCGGGTATGACCGTCGCCGAAATCACCAAGCTCCGCGAACAGATGCGCGTAGCGGGCGCGAGCTTCAAGATCACCAAAAATCGGCTCACGCGTCTAGCCCTCGCGGGCACCAAGTACGAGGGGCTGAGCGACCTTTTCACCGGACCGACGGCGATTGCCTTTTCGGCCGACCCGGTGGCGGCCGCGAAGGTCACCTCGAATTTTGCCAAGGATAACGAGAAGCTGATCATCCTTGGCGGAGCGATTGGCAAGGCCATGTTCGACGCCGCTGGCGTCAAGGCCCTGGCCAATCTTCCGTCGCTGGATGAGTCGAGGGCCAGGATCATTGGCCTGCTGACCGCGCCGGCAGCTCGCATTGCCAGCCTGCTTCAGGCGCCTGGCAGTCAGATTGCCCGCGTCCTTGGCGCGTATGCCCAAAAAGGGGAAGCCGCGTAA
- a CDS encoding carbohydrate-binding protein yields MAQPPAYTPAYNFSDYQTSNPADPLPGNRLDIELAAVKTTTDGIRTNLALIQRDDGAIANQVVTPDSFTAASLALIGGSWAPRGAWATTTAYAVGDVVSNSGNSYVCAVAHTAGTFATDLAASKWLIIEAGSYAADDIVYDNGVSALAATDVQAAIDELASEKANSADLGGAALLDVGTVAGTVAAGDHVQALANGGTGATTAAGARAALDVDQATNSLTAEAAADDADLVTVYDNSAGAMRKMTRANFLAGVSGQDTTARDMAILNAFDISELMGRSALSLGAAVVDAFEDQAGIDAATSTGELFDAAGTYGTVADVTQTDNRARTNILFGAGREFVDLFQAATNGGVIGSISVYTTVAFTGQVAVYRDNGAGNYTVMAEQAAVHAGAGWQTFTLSSPYTVPSSGTFYVGCYRPAATFEVVTGGGAAYGGAVGVGASFTKDVNDTVPCAFVETLTSAAMTLVSEAITAASAPASARVTLDHEDVAGTAVLNTDVVVSASRDDGTTYTAAVLTVLRDAGSGRKVYVADIDLSGQPSGTALRLKGEQLNAKAGRWHRWAVQADVALSF; encoded by the coding sequence ATGGCCCAGCCACCTGCCTACACCCCGGCCTACAATTTCAGCGACTACCAGACCAGCAACCCCGCCGACCCGCTTCCGGGTAACAGGCTCGACATTGAACTGGCCGCGGTCAAGACGACCACCGACGGCATTCGCACCAACCTGGCCCTGATCCAGCGAGACGATGGCGCCATCGCCAACCAGGTGGTGACGCCGGACAGCTTCACCGCGGCGTCGCTGGCCTTGATAGGCGGCTCGTGGGCCCCCCGCGGCGCGTGGGCGACGACGACGGCCTACGCGGTCGGCGACGTTGTGTCGAATTCAGGCAACAGCTACGTCTGCGCGGTCGCGCACACCGCCGGCACCTTCGCCACCGACCTGGCCGCGAGCAAATGGCTGATCATCGAAGCTGGTAGTTATGCGGCCGACGACATCGTCTACGACAACGGCGTGTCGGCGCTGGCCGCGACGGATGTTCAGGCCGCAATCGATGAATTGGCCTCGGAGAAGGCGAATTCCGCCGATCTTGGCGGCGCCGCGCTGTTGGATGTCGGAACAGTCGCCGGCACCGTGGCTGCCGGCGATCATGTGCAGGCGCTGGCCAACGGCGGTACCGGGGCGACCACGGCGGCGGGGGCGCGTGCCGCTCTCGACGTCGACCAGGCAACCAACAGCCTGACCGCCGAGGCCGCGGCCGACGACGCCGACCTGGTGACCGTTTACGACAATAGCGCCGGGGCCATGCGCAAGATGACGCGGGCGAACTTCCTGGCTGGCGTGTCGGGGCAGGACACGACGGCCCGCGACATGGCCATCCTCAACGCCTTTGACATCTCCGAGCTGATGGGCCGCTCGGCGCTGTCGCTGGGCGCGGCCGTGGTCGACGCTTTCGAGGACCAAGCCGGGATCGACGCGGCGACGTCGACCGGGGAGCTTTTCGACGCCGCCGGCACCTATGGCACCGTCGCCGACGTCACGCAAACCGACAATCGGGCGCGCACCAACATCCTGTTCGGGGCGGGCCGCGAGTTCGTCGACCTGTTCCAGGCGGCGACGAACGGCGGCGTCATCGGGTCCATCTCGGTCTATACGACCGTCGCCTTCACCGGCCAGGTCGCCGTCTACCGGGACAACGGCGCCGGCAACTACACCGTCATGGCCGAACAGGCGGCCGTCCACGCCGGGGCGGGGTGGCAGACGTTCACCTTGTCCTCGCCCTACACCGTGCCGTCGTCCGGCACCTTCTACGTCGGCTGCTACCGGCCGGCCGCCACCTTCGAAGTGGTGACGGGCGGCGGCGCGGCTTACGGGGGCGCCGTCGGCGTGGGTGCTTCCTTCACCAAAGACGTCAACGACACCGTGCCGTGCGCTTTCGTCGAGACGCTCACGTCGGCGGCCATGACCCTCGTTTCTGAGGCCATCACCGCCGCCTCCGCGCCGGCGTCCGCGCGCGTCACCCTGGATCACGAGGACGTCGCCGGGACGGCCGTGCTCAACACCGACGTCGTCGTCTCGGCCAGCCGCGACGACGGCACGACGTACACGGCGGCGGTGCTGACCGTGCTGCGCGACGCCGGGTCCGGCCGCAAGGTCTACGTCGCCGATATCGACCTCTCGGGCCAGCCGAGCGGCACGGCGCTGCGCCTCAAGGGCGAGCAACTCAACGCCAAGGCCGGCCGCTGGCACCGCTGGGCGGTCCAGGCCGACGTCGCTCTGTCCTTCTGA
- a CDS encoding helix-turn-helix transcriptional regulator, giving the protein MNDHSVSQKKRYLRTPEIAEYCGLSESFFNNARVRGGGPPFIHVGRAVLYDLADVDRWLDAGRRQSTSEAA; this is encoded by the coding sequence ATGAACGATCACTCGGTTTCCCAAAAAAAGCGATACCTCCGGACTCCCGAGATCGCCGAATACTGCGGCCTGTCCGAATCCTTCTTCAACAACGCGCGTGTCAGAGGGGGCGGGCCGCCCTTCATCCATGTCGGCCGCGCTGTCCTCTACGATTTGGCCGACGTCGACCGTTGGCTCGACGCTGGCCGGCGGCAGAGCACGTCCGAGGCCGCCTGA
- the nusG gene encoding transcription termination/antitermination protein NusG: MAANWYVIHVYSGFEKKVAQSIEEQAKQIGMAEHILKVLVPMEEVVEVRRGTKVNSERKFFPGYVLVQMEMTDETWHLVKNTPKVTGFLGGRGRPTPISEAEAQRIMHQVEEGLDRPKMSVSFEIGDQVRVSDGPFTSFNGNVEEVDEERARLKVSVSIFGRATPVELEYSQVEKL; the protein is encoded by the coding sequence ATGGCCGCCAACTGGTACGTGATCCACGTCTATTCGGGCTTCGAGAAGAAGGTCGCCCAGTCGATCGAGGAGCAGGCCAAGCAGATCGGCATGGCCGAGCATATCCTGAAGGTCCTGGTGCCGATGGAGGAAGTGGTCGAGGTCAGGCGCGGCACCAAGGTCAATTCCGAGCGCAAGTTCTTCCCGGGCTACGTCCTGGTGCAGATGGAGATGACCGACGAAACCTGGCACCTGGTCAAGAACACGCCGAAGGTGACCGGCTTCCTGGGCGGCCGTGGCCGTCCGACGCCGATCTCCGAGGCCGAGGCGCAGCGGATCATGCATCAGGTCGAGGAAGGCCTGGACCGGCCGAAGATGTCGGTGTCCTTCGAGATCGGCGACCAGGTGCGGGTCAGCGACGGGCCGTTCACGTCGTTCAACGGCAACGTCGAGGAGGTCGACGAGGAACGGGCCCGGCTCAAGGTGTCGGTGTCCATCTTCGGCCGCGCCACCCCGGTGGAACTGGAGTACTCGCAGGTCGAGAAGCTGTAA
- a CDS encoding DUF3987 domain-containing protein yields the protein MTAILDAALDYALRGFSVVPLHGIRPDGKCTCGRANCNAPGKHPLGKWERLQTTRLTEAEIRDVFKRHPHANVGLVTGTVSNLVVVDMDGKAGGESYLRLVPKDDSPKGPGVRTGNGAHLYFRHPGRGLKNFVKRHPGLDARADGGYVVAPPSRHVSGREYAFAKDRGIDLPLPEIPAVILALFNQKEQDQPQPPQGPAAAPEARVSVKPSGDLIRYAESALASECSIVENAEMGAQENTLCTAALKIGGYVGAGLLDFNTALDALVDAGLKMQNMPGRDPWTKADVLKKAGDKVRAGMLRPRWGARPDGASDDSTPPLDIFGDTDMLGEPEFSAEAVPSPIREFAQDKAERLGVDASMIALPALAVCASALDDFFRVQPKAFDAQWTESARLWVAVVEEAGGKKTPAIDAAVAPLRTIEAEWTDADSTLLGTYSVEEKVYQARLQAHVKARAKGENTEKPKTPDKPKIRRLLVSDTTVEALTEILVDNPAGVLGVYDEIAQLIGSFDAYRSSKGTSRDRSFWLQLYNGGAMPVDRVNRGRILVPNWSLSVVGGIQPEVIRRLSGNLTADGLLARFIVIHGRQTGAGVDRPADEVAAAAYRHTLETLTGWRQSGRIVVRLSQAAQDARTRVLDVANAFKESPSAGAGLRNHLAKWDALFARLLLTYHAVEATAATGADAPPSADTLFDPVPREISGETAGMVERLMLDFLLPHAVRFYAETFGSAPDADHGGWIAGYILSQRAPVVTARDISRAYRELRDDPGALARAMDTLERAGWVVPMESGRRNSQMWWVDPRVHSIFAGRAEKERTRREAEKEKIQRAATLMRTRKTKAAA from the coding sequence ATGACCGCCATTCTCGACGCAGCTCTCGACTATGCCCTCCGTGGATTCTCGGTGGTCCCTCTGCACGGGATCCGGCCGGATGGAAAGTGTACCTGTGGCAGAGCGAACTGCAACGCCCCCGGCAAGCATCCTCTCGGCAAATGGGAGCGTCTTCAAACGACCCGGCTCACCGAGGCCGAAATTCGGGACGTCTTCAAAAGGCACCCCCACGCGAACGTCGGGCTCGTCACCGGGACGGTATCAAACCTTGTTGTGGTCGACATGGACGGCAAGGCCGGGGGGGAATCATACCTCCGTCTTGTTCCTAAAGACGACTCGCCGAAAGGGCCGGGGGTCCGCACCGGAAACGGCGCCCACCTGTACTTTCGGCACCCCGGGCGCGGCCTCAAGAACTTCGTGAAGAGACACCCGGGCCTCGATGCCCGGGCGGACGGCGGCTATGTCGTGGCGCCCCCGTCCCGGCACGTCAGCGGGCGGGAATACGCCTTTGCGAAGGATCGGGGCATCGACCTTCCCCTGCCGGAAATCCCTGCGGTCATCCTCGCGCTGTTCAATCAGAAGGAGCAAGATCAACCCCAGCCCCCGCAAGGGCCCGCTGCTGCACCGGAGGCCCGGGTTTCGGTCAAACCATCGGGGGATCTGATCCGGTACGCCGAAAGCGCCCTCGCGTCCGAGTGCTCGATCGTCGAGAACGCGGAAATGGGCGCGCAGGAAAACACGCTCTGCACCGCCGCCCTCAAGATCGGTGGCTACGTCGGCGCGGGCCTTCTGGACTTCAACACGGCACTCGATGCGCTGGTCGACGCCGGGCTGAAAATGCAGAACATGCCGGGGCGCGATCCATGGACGAAGGCGGACGTCCTCAAAAAGGCTGGCGATAAGGTCCGAGCCGGCATGCTGCGCCCCCGGTGGGGCGCACGCCCCGACGGCGCATCGGACGATTCCACCCCGCCGCTCGACATCTTCGGCGACACCGACATGCTCGGCGAGCCTGAGTTCTCGGCGGAGGCCGTCCCCTCCCCCATAAGGGAGTTCGCCCAGGATAAGGCCGAACGCCTCGGCGTCGACGCCAGCATGATCGCCCTGCCGGCTCTCGCTGTTTGCGCGTCGGCACTCGACGACTTTTTCCGCGTACAGCCCAAGGCATTCGACGCGCAATGGACGGAGAGCGCCCGGCTTTGGGTGGCTGTCGTCGAAGAGGCCGGCGGCAAGAAAACGCCGGCGATCGACGCGGCCGTAGCCCCTTTGCGAACCATTGAGGCGGAGTGGACCGACGCGGACTCCACCCTGCTAGGCACCTACTCGGTTGAGGAAAAGGTCTATCAGGCGCGGCTGCAGGCTCACGTCAAGGCCCGCGCCAAAGGCGAGAACACAGAGAAGCCGAAAACACCCGACAAGCCGAAAATCCGACGTCTCCTTGTATCCGATACGACGGTTGAGGCCTTGACTGAGATCCTGGTGGACAACCCCGCCGGGGTGCTGGGCGTCTACGACGAAATCGCGCAGCTTATCGGGTCGTTCGACGCCTACCGCTCGTCGAAGGGGACCAGCCGCGACAGAAGCTTTTGGCTGCAGCTCTATAACGGCGGAGCGATGCCGGTTGATCGGGTCAACCGCGGCCGCATCCTGGTGCCGAACTGGTCCCTCTCGGTGGTGGGCGGGATTCAGCCCGAGGTCATTCGCCGGCTCTCCGGCAACCTGACCGCGGACGGGCTGCTGGCCAGGTTTATCGTCATTCACGGCCGCCAGACGGGGGCCGGGGTCGACCGGCCGGCAGATGAGGTCGCCGCCGCCGCGTATCGGCACACGCTCGAAACTTTGACCGGCTGGCGGCAGAGCGGCCGGATAGTGGTTCGGCTGTCACAGGCCGCCCAGGACGCCCGTACGCGGGTCCTGGACGTGGCCAACGCTTTCAAGGAGTCTCCGTCCGCCGGCGCCGGCCTCCGCAACCACCTGGCCAAGTGGGACGCCCTGTTCGCCCGCCTTCTTCTCACCTACCACGCGGTTGAGGCGACTGCCGCGACCGGCGCCGATGCGCCACCCTCGGCCGACACGCTTTTTGACCCCGTGCCCCGCGAAATCAGCGGCGAAACTGCGGGCATGGTCGAAAGGCTGATGCTCGATTTCCTGCTCCCGCATGCCGTCCGGTTCTATGCCGAGACGTTCGGCTCGGCGCCTGATGCCGACCATGGGGGCTGGATTGCGGGCTACATCCTTTCCCAACGCGCGCCGGTCGTCACGGCTCGCGACATCAGCCGGGCCTACCGCGAACTCCGGGACGATCCGGGCGCGCTCGCGCGGGCTATGGACACGCTCGAGCGGGCCGGCTGGGTGGTCCCGATGGAGAGCGGGCGAAGGAACAGCCAGATGTGGTGGGTTGACCCCCGAGTCCATTCCATCTTCGCCGGCCGGGCGGAAAAGGAACGGACGCGCCGCGAGGCTGAAAAGGAGAAGATTCAGCGGGCCGCCACGCTGATGCGAACGAGAAAAACCAAAGCCGCCGCCTAG
- the secE gene encoding preprotein translocase subunit SecE gives MAKTTPAQFVQEVRQEVAKVTWPTRKETMVSTAMVFLMVILAALFFFLVDEILAVGMRLIFGFGG, from the coding sequence ATGGCAAAAACCACTCCAGCGCAGTTCGTCCAGGAAGTACGCCAGGAAGTCGCCAAGGTCACGTGGCCGACGCGCAAGGAAACCATGGTCTCCACCGCCATGGTTTTTCTGATGGTCATTCTGGCGGCATTGTTCTTTTTCCTCGTTGACGAGATTCTGGCGGTCGGCATGCGCCTGATTTTCGGGTTCGGAGGGTGA
- the rplA gene encoding 50S ribosomal protein L1: protein MATKGKRLRVVYETIDRETQYDLSDAVKLIKNGAKAKFDETVEIAINLGVDPRHADQMVRGVVSLPNGTGKSLRVAVFAKGDKAKAATDAGADIVGADDLAEKVSGGEIAFDRCIATPDMMAVVGRLGKILGPRGLMPNPKLGTVTNDVAEAVKAAKGGQIEFRVEKAGIIHAGVGKASFSEAAIAENVKAFVDAINRAKPAGAKGTYLKGISLSSTMGPGVKLNVANLVGG from the coding sequence ATGGCGACCAAAGGAAAACGGCTGCGCGTGGTCTATGAAACCATCGATCGCGAGACCCAATACGATCTGTCCGACGCCGTCAAGCTGATCAAGAACGGGGCCAAGGCCAAGTTTGACGAGACCGTCGAGATCGCCATCAACCTGGGCGTCGATCCCCGACACGCCGACCAGATGGTGCGTGGCGTGGTGTCGCTTCCGAACGGCACCGGCAAGTCGCTGCGCGTCGCGGTGTTCGCCAAGGGCGACAAGGCCAAGGCGGCGACGGATGCCGGCGCCGACATCGTCGGTGCCGACGACCTGGCGGAGAAAGTGTCGGGGGGCGAGATCGCGTTCGATCGCTGCATCGCCACGCCCGACATGATGGCGGTGGTCGGCCGGCTGGGCAAGATCCTCGGGCCGCGCGGCCTGATGCCGAACCCCAAGCTGGGTACCGTGACCAACGACGTTGCCGAGGCGGTGAAGGCCGCCAAGGGCGGCCAGATCGAGTTCCGTGTCGAGAAGGCCGGCATCATCCATGCCGGGGTCGGCAAGGCGAGCTTCAGCGAAGCGGCCATCGCCGAGAACGTGAAGGCCTTCGTCGACGCCATCAACCGGGCGAAACCGGCCGGTGCCAAGGGGACCTACCTCAAGGGCATCAGCCTGAGTTCCACCATGGGCCCGGGCGTGAAACTGAACGTGGCGAACCTGGTCGGCGGCTGA